A single Pseudomonas putida DNA region contains:
- a CDS encoding RsiV family protein, translated as MTLVKLTSVAVLALALGACQSLFAPNYRTPLEVKRDAWEHVKPGCSASDCPLVNIDTVHFPAQPKLDAIVEKRLLQLTEDNQHGTAPSTLQAYEQQYLASADKRNSSYLQAKVREQHDGLVIIELSSYLDSGGAHGMPGRGFINYSRKLDKVLTLQDMLVPGQEETFWKTVEESHRAWLISVGMDKDAEFVKTWPFKRSPHIALTYGALVVKYEVYAIAPYSMGHVELKIPYPRLNGVLKPELFPGRG; from the coding sequence ATGACACTTGTCAAACTGACTTCCGTGGCCGTGCTGGCACTCGCTCTGGGTGCCTGCCAGAGCCTGTTCGCACCCAATTACCGGACCCCACTCGAGGTCAAGCGTGATGCCTGGGAGCACGTCAAACCCGGCTGCAGCGCAAGCGACTGCCCGCTGGTGAACATCGACACCGTCCACTTCCCTGCTCAGCCCAAGCTCGATGCCATTGTCGAAAAGCGCCTGCTGCAACTGACCGAAGACAATCAGCATGGCACCGCGCCAAGCACCCTGCAGGCCTACGAGCAGCAATACCTGGCCAGTGCCGACAAACGCAACAGCAGCTACCTGCAAGCCAAGGTACGCGAGCAGCATGACGGGCTGGTGATCATCGAGCTGTCCAGCTACCTCGACAGCGGCGGCGCCCACGGCATGCCGGGGCGCGGCTTCATCAACTATTCGCGCAAGCTGGACAAGGTGCTGACACTGCAGGACATGCTGGTGCCAGGCCAGGAGGAGACCTTCTGGAAGACCGTGGAAGAGTCTCACCGCGCCTGGCTGATCAGCGTGGGCATGGACAAGGACGCCGAGTTCGTCAAGACCTGGCCCTTCAAGCGTTCGCCGCACATCGCCCTGACGTACGGCGCGCTAGTGGTGAAGTACGAGGTCTATGCCATTGCGCCCTACTCCATGGGCCACGTGGAGCTGAAGATCCCTTACCCACGCCTGAACGGCGTACTCAAGCCTGAGCTGTTTCCCGGCCGCGGCTGA
- a CDS encoding LysR family transcriptional regulator, whose protein sequence is MAEQWNLEQLRTFLRVAELRSFSAVAREQRKAQSAISNAIALLETDLGVTLFERSSGRQPKLTENGTALLEDARELLRQCERLDGRALALMRGQEALLRVAQDEAMPYQPVIDSLDELASRYPYLEVQLASGAQGDVARKLAERRADLGLFFHHERMPAALERRALGSVEMVTVCAVGHPLAREGRVTRQQLARHRQLLITPQQSGYPGGEAISPHVWRADSFYAMAELLMRGLGWAWLPRHVVQYPTYQAHMVELDSEWRPPALVAELAWRRDEPLGPAAQWLAERFAVHLRAIG, encoded by the coding sequence ATGGCTGAGCAATGGAACCTTGAGCAGCTGCGTACTTTCCTGCGTGTTGCCGAATTGCGCTCGTTTTCCGCGGTGGCACGCGAACAGCGCAAGGCGCAGTCGGCCATCAGCAATGCCATCGCACTGCTTGAAACCGACCTGGGTGTCACGCTGTTCGAGCGCAGTAGCGGGCGGCAGCCAAAACTGACCGAAAACGGTACGGCGTTGCTCGAGGATGCCCGTGAACTGTTGCGTCAGTGCGAGCGCCTGGATGGCCGCGCGCTGGCGCTGATGCGTGGCCAGGAAGCACTGCTCAGGGTCGCCCAGGATGAGGCCATGCCTTATCAGCCGGTGATCGACAGCCTTGACGAACTGGCCAGCCGTTATCCCTATCTGGAGGTGCAACTGGCCAGCGGCGCCCAAGGCGACGTGGCGCGCAAGCTGGCCGAGCGGCGTGCCGACCTGGGGTTGTTCTTCCATCACGAGCGCATGCCGGCGGCGCTGGAGCGGCGTGCCTTGGGCAGCGTGGAAATGGTCACGGTGTGCGCGGTCGGCCACCCGCTGGCGCGCGAGGGCCGGGTTACCCGTCAGCAACTGGCCCGGCACCGGCAACTGCTGATCACCCCGCAGCAAAGTGGCTACCCTGGCGGGGAGGCGATCAGCCCGCACGTGTGGCGCGCCGACAGCTTCTATGCCATGGCCGAATTGCTGATGCGTGGGCTGGGTTGGGCCTGGTTGCCGCGGCATGTGGTGCAGTATCCAACCTACCAGGCGCACATGGTCGAACTCGACAGCGAATGGCGCCCGCCAGCGCTGGTGGCGGAACTGGCCTGGCGCCGCGATGAACCGCTGGGCCCGGCCGCGCAATGGTTGGCCGAGCGCTTTGCGGTGCACCTGCGCGCGATCGGGTAA
- a CDS encoding TolC family outer membrane protein — MLRKLSLAIAVSCASNGVAWAADLPTPVKTDLVSVYQEAVDNNADLAAARADYGAQKEIVPQARAGLLPNLSAGAEMLNTRTKIDQPSATANRSGNTWSATLAQPIFRADRWFQLQAAEAVNEQAALQLSATEQNLILQTAQDYFSVLRAQDNLAATKAEEAAFKRQLDQSNERFDVGLSDKTDVLQSQASYDTARANRIIAERQVQDAFEALVTLTNREYSSIQGVVHTLPVKVPTPNDAKAWVETAGRQNLNLLATNHAVAAAEETLRQRKAGHAPTLDAVAKYEKGDNDSLGFTNPSPFGQRYSGDVEQTSVGLQLNIPIYSGGLTSSQVREAYQRLSQSEQQRESLRRQVVENTRNLHRAVNTDVEQVQARKQSIISNQSALEATEIGYQVGTRNIVDVLDAQRQLYTSVRDYNNSRYDYILDNLSLKQAAGTLSPQDLQDLKQYLKPDYNPDKDFLPPDLAAAAAKNFERRP; from the coding sequence ATGCTGCGCAAACTTTCACTGGCGATAGCCGTGTCTTGTGCGTCCAACGGAGTGGCCTGGGCAGCGGATTTGCCGACTCCGGTAAAAACCGACCTGGTCAGTGTTTATCAGGAAGCGGTCGACAACAACGCCGATCTTGCAGCCGCCCGTGCCGATTATGGCGCCCAGAAAGAAATCGTGCCGCAGGCCCGTGCCGGCTTGCTGCCCAACCTCTCGGCCGGTGCCGAGATGCTCAACACCCGCACCAAGATCGACCAGCCGTCGGCCACCGCCAACCGCAGCGGCAACACCTGGAGCGCGACCCTCGCGCAGCCGATCTTCCGTGCCGATCGCTGGTTCCAGCTGCAAGCCGCCGAAGCGGTGAACGAACAGGCAGCCCTGCAATTGTCGGCTACCGAACAAAACCTGATCTTGCAGACCGCGCAGGATTACTTCTCGGTACTGCGCGCCCAGGACAACCTGGCGGCTACCAAGGCCGAGGAAGCTGCCTTCAAGCGCCAGCTGGACCAGTCCAACGAACGTTTCGATGTCGGCCTTTCCGACAAGACCGACGTGCTGCAGTCCCAGGCCAGCTACGATACCGCCCGGGCCAACCGGATCATCGCCGAGCGCCAGGTACAGGACGCCTTCGAGGCCCTGGTCACCCTGACCAACCGCGAATACAGCTCGATCCAGGGTGTGGTCCACACGCTACCGGTTAAAGTGCCGACCCCCAACGACGCCAAGGCCTGGGTAGAAACCGCAGGCCGCCAGAACCTCAACCTGCTGGCCACCAACCACGCCGTTGCCGCCGCCGAAGAAACCCTGCGCCAGCGCAAGGCCGGCCACGCACCGACCCTGGATGCGGTGGCCAAGTACGAAAAAGGCGACAACGACAGCCTGGGCTTCACCAACCCGTCACCGTTCGGCCAGCGCTACAGCGGCGATGTGGAACAGACCAGCGTCGGCCTGCAGCTGAACATCCCGATCTACAGCGGCGGCCTGACCAGCTCGCAGGTCCGCGAGGCTTATCAGCGCCTGAGTCAGAGTGAACAGCAGCGTGAGAGCCTGCGCCGCCAGGTGGTGGAGAACACCCGCAACCTGCACCGTGCGGTGAATACCGATGTGGAGCAGGTGCAGGCGCGCAAGCAGTCGATCATTTCCAACCAGAGTGCGCTGGAAGCCACTGAAATCGGCTACCAGGTCGGTACCCGCAACATCGTCGACGTGCTCGACGCCCAGCGCCAGCTGTACACCTCGGTGCGTGACTACAACAACAGCCGCTATGACTACATTCTCGACAACCTGAGCCTGAAGCAGGCTGCCGGGACCTTGAGCCCGCAGGACCTGCAGGACCTCAAGCAGTATCTGAAACCGGACTACAACCCGGACAAGGACTTCCTGCCACCGGACCTGGCTGCCGCAGCAGCCAAGAACTTCGAGCGCAGGCCTTGA
- the cpdA gene encoding 3',5'-cyclic-AMP phosphodiesterase, producing the protein MPHPDPSPAPVHVVQLTDAHLFANPAGTLLGLNTRDSLRHVVAQVRREQPQVDLLLCTGDLSQDGSVGSYEAFRELTCEFAAPTRWLPGNHDEARVMAQVAPALVQAVTDIGAWRVVMLNTAVPGATHGLLEPDQLLALDDALSSAGERHCLVCCHHQPVDIGCAWIAPIGLRNADQLLQRLHGYPQVKALLWGHIHQEWDEERDGLRLLATPSTCIQFAAGSEDFKVSEEQPGYRWLRLHADGRVETGVERAADFEVRLDFNSSGY; encoded by the coding sequence TTGCCGCACCCAGACCCTTCCCCTGCGCCCGTGCATGTGGTGCAACTGACCGATGCCCACCTGTTCGCCAACCCGGCGGGCACCTTGCTGGGCCTCAATACCCGTGACAGCTTGCGCCATGTGGTGGCCCAGGTGCGCCGTGAGCAGCCGCAGGTCGACCTGCTGCTGTGTACCGGAGACCTGTCCCAGGATGGTAGCGTCGGGTCGTATGAAGCGTTTCGTGAGTTGACCTGCGAGTTTGCCGCGCCAACCCGCTGGTTGCCAGGCAACCATGATGAAGCGAGGGTCATGGCCCAGGTGGCCCCGGCGCTGGTACAGGCCGTCACTGACATTGGCGCCTGGCGCGTGGTCATGCTGAACACGGCAGTGCCTGGTGCTACCCACGGGTTGCTCGAACCGGATCAGCTGTTGGCCCTCGATGATGCGTTGTCGTCGGCCGGTGAGCGCCATTGCCTGGTGTGTTGCCACCATCAGCCGGTGGATATCGGTTGTGCCTGGATCGCCCCGATCGGTTTGCGTAATGCCGATCAACTCCTGCAGCGCCTGCACGGTTATCCACAAGTGAAGGCATTGCTTTGGGGGCACATTCACCAGGAATGGGATGAAGAACGCGATGGCTTGCGCCTGCTGGCCACGCCGTCGACCTGCATCCAGTTCGCGGCAGGTAGCGAGGACTTCAAGGTCAGCGAAGAGCAGCCGGGGTATCGCTGGTTGCGCCTGCATGCCGATGGGCGTGTGGAGACCGGTGTGGAGCGAGCCGCTGATTTCGAAGTGAGGCTCGACTTCAACAGCTCGGGATATTGA
- a CDS encoding DMT family transporter: MNAYTYLAIAICAEVIATASMKAVKGLSTPLPLLLMVVGYGIAFWMLTLVVRSIPVGIAYALWSGLGIVLISVAALVVYGQKLDVPAMLGMAMIVGGVVVIQLFSKTAGH; encoded by the coding sequence ATGAACGCCTATACCTATCTCGCCATCGCCATCTGCGCCGAAGTCATCGCCACTGCCTCCATGAAGGCGGTCAAGGGGCTGAGCACGCCGTTGCCGTTGCTGTTGATGGTGGTCGGCTATGGGATCGCGTTCTGGATGCTGACCTTGGTGGTGCGCAGCATTCCAGTGGGCATCGCCTATGCGCTCTGGTCCGGGCTGGGCATCGTGCTGATCAGCGTGGCTGCGCTGGTGGTCTATGGGCAGAAGCTGGATGTGCCGGCAATGCTGGGCATGGCCATGATCGTCGGCGGCGTGGTGGTGATTCAACTGTTCTCCAAGACTGCCGGGCACTGA
- a CDS encoding NUDIX domain-containing protein, protein MSDTLNSVPKAVEIVKRANCFKGFYQLDRVQLRHELFAGGMGREISRELFVRHDAVCVLPYDPLRDEVVLIEQFRVGALGKIENPWLIEMVAGLIDREEELEEVAHREAEEEAGLAIGALWPITRYFPSPGGSDEYVHLYLGRCTSEGAGGLHGLEEEGEDIRVRVWSFDDALQAVRDGHICNAATIISLQWLALNKDEVRGMWK, encoded by the coding sequence ATGTCAGACACGTTGAATTCGGTGCCCAAGGCGGTCGAGATCGTCAAGCGGGCCAACTGCTTCAAGGGCTTCTACCAGCTCGACAGGGTGCAGCTACGCCATGAATTGTTCGCTGGCGGCATGGGGCGTGAGATCAGCCGCGAGCTGTTCGTACGTCACGATGCGGTTTGTGTGCTGCCTTACGACCCGCTGCGTGATGAGGTGGTGTTGATCGAGCAGTTCCGTGTCGGCGCCCTGGGCAAGATCGAAAACCCTTGGCTGATCGAGATGGTCGCGGGGCTGATCGACAGGGAAGAAGAGCTGGAAGAAGTCGCCCATCGCGAAGCCGAGGAAGAAGCCGGGCTGGCAATAGGCGCCCTGTGGCCGATAACCCGCTACTTCCCTTCGCCAGGTGGCAGTGATGAGTACGTCCACCTGTACCTGGGCCGCTGCACCAGTGAAGGTGCCGGCGGGCTGCATGGCCTGGAAGAAGAGGGCGAGGACATCCGGGTACGGGTGTGGTCGTTCGACGATGCGCTGCAGGCGGTACGCGACGGGCATATCTGCAACGCGGCGACCATCATCAGCCTGCAATGGCTGGCGCTGAACAAAGACGAAGTCCGAGGTATGTGGAAGTGA
- a CDS encoding YqiA/YcfP family alpha/beta fold hydrolase, translating to MSGSILYIHGFNSSPLSTKARQLEAVMRQMGLSQQLRVPSLHHHPRQAMVQLEAAIAELGAPLLVGSSLGGYYATHLAERHGLKALLVNPAVTPHKRFDGYLGAQRNHYTGETWELTLDHVQALAELEVPAPTDPGRYQVWLQTADETLDYRHAEHYYRACALRIQAGGDHSYQGFAEQLPGLLAFAGIARQQYAALDFSVF from the coding sequence ATGTCGGGTTCCATCCTCTATATCCATGGCTTCAACAGCTCACCGCTTTCCACCAAGGCGCGCCAGCTCGAGGCTGTCATGCGGCAGATGGGCCTGTCGCAGCAGTTGCGCGTCCCGAGCTTGCACCACCACCCGCGCCAGGCCATGGTCCAGCTCGAAGCCGCCATCGCCGAGCTCGGGGCGCCCCTGCTGGTCGGCAGTTCGCTCGGCGGCTACTATGCCACCCATCTGGCCGAGCGCCATGGGCTGAAAGCCCTGCTGGTCAACCCGGCAGTCACCCCGCACAAGCGCTTCGACGGTTATCTGGGTGCCCAGCGCAACCACTACACTGGCGAGACGTGGGAGCTGACCCTGGACCATGTGCAAGCCCTGGCCGAGCTGGAAGTCCCGGCACCGACCGACCCAGGCCGCTATCAAGTGTGGCTGCAGACAGCCGATGAAACACTGGACTACCGTCACGCCGAGCATTATTACCGGGCTTGCGCGCTACGCATCCAGGCCGGTGGCGACCACAGTTACCAAGGCTTTGCCGAACAACTGCCAGGCCTGCTGGCGTTTGCCGGTATTGCCCGGCAGCAGTATGCGGCACTCGATTTTTCTGTATTTTGA
- a CDS encoding DUF1249 domain-containing protein — protein sequence MEVNLLRERYRVDLAGLQAACEANYARLMRLLPDMRTTQSSRRIGMTQGDQMLGVLVLDVLLACPYTTTLRVRQEHSLPWLPVPHLEVQVYHDARMAEVVSAEHTRRLRSIYPYPNEAMHQPDEKAQLNLFLGEWLSHCLACGHELASVR from the coding sequence GTGGAAGTGAACCTGCTGCGTGAGCGTTATCGGGTCGATCTGGCCGGGCTGCAAGCAGCCTGCGAGGCCAACTATGCCCGGCTCATGCGCTTGCTGCCCGATATGCGTACCACCCAGAGTTCGCGGCGCATCGGCATGACCCAGGGCGACCAGATGCTCGGTGTGCTGGTGCTTGATGTGCTGCTGGCCTGCCCCTATACCACCACCTTGCGGGTGCGCCAGGAGCACAGCCTGCCTTGGCTGCCAGTGCCTCACCTTGAGGTGCAGGTCTATCACGATGCGCGCATGGCCGAAGTGGTCAGCGCCGAGCACACCCGCCGCCTGCGCAGCATTTACCCGTACCCCAACGAGGCCATGCACCAGCCGGATGAGAAGGCTCAGCTCAATCTGTTCCTCGGGGAATGGCTCAGCCATTGCCTGGCCTGCGGCCACGAACTGGCAAGTGTGCGCTGA
- the thiC gene encoding phosphomethylpyrimidine synthase ThiC, whose translation MTKQEKTINLSESAQVDQQSVQPFPRSRKVYVEGSRPDIRVPMREISLDDTPTDFGGESNAPVLVYDTSGPYTDPNVIIDVRKGLADVRSAWIEARGDTERLGGLSSDFGQQRLNDAELAKLRFAHVRNPRRAKAGANVSQMHYARQGIITAEMEYVAIRENMKLQEARAAGLLNEQHAGHSFGANIPKEITPEFVRQEVARGRAIIPANINHPEVEPMIIGRNFLVKINGNIGNSALGSSIEEEVAKLTWGIRWGSDTVMDLSTGKHIHETREWIIRNSPVPIGTVPIYQALEKVNGVAEDLTWELFRDTLIEQAEQGVDYFTIHAGVLLRYVPLTAKRVTGIVSRGGSIMAKWCLAHHKENFLYTHFDEICEIMKAYDVSFSLGDGLRPGSIADANDAAQFGELETLGELTKIAWKHDVQCMIEGPGHVPMQLIKENMDKQLECCDEAPFYTLGPLTTDIAPGYDHITSGIGAAMIGWFGCAMLCYVTPKEHLGLPNKDDVKTGIITYKIAAHAADLAKGHPGAQIRDNALSKARFEFRWEDQFNLGLDPDTARAFHDETLPKESAKVAHFCSMCGPKFCSMKITQEVREYAAKIEAVDVTVEQGMREQAERFRQEGSQLYHKV comes from the coding sequence ATGACCAAACAAGAAAAAACGATCAACCTCAGCGAATCGGCGCAAGTCGATCAGCAGTCCGTGCAACCGTTTCCGCGTTCGCGCAAGGTCTATGTCGAAGGCTCGCGCCCGGACATCCGCGTACCCATGCGCGAAATCAGCCTGGACGACACCCCGACCGACTTCGGTGGCGAAAGCAATGCGCCGGTGCTGGTCTACGACACCTCCGGCCCGTACACCGACCCCAACGTCATCATCGATGTGCGCAAGGGCCTGGCTGACGTGCGTTCGGCCTGGATCGAGGCGCGTGGTGACACCGAGCGCCTGGGCGGCCTGAGCTCCGACTTCGGCCAGCAGCGTCTGAACGATGCGGAACTGGCCAAGCTGCGTTTTGCCCACGTGCGCAACCCTCGCCGTGCCAAGGCTGGCGCCAACGTCTCGCAGATGCACTATGCCCGCCAGGGCATCATCACAGCCGAGATGGAATACGTGGCCATCCGCGAGAACATGAAGCTGCAGGAAGCCCGCGCTGCTGGCCTGCTGAACGAGCAGCACGCCGGCCACAGCTTCGGTGCCAACATTCCGAAAGAAATCACCCCAGAGTTCGTCCGCCAGGAAGTCGCCCGTGGCCGAGCGATCATCCCGGCCAACATCAACCACCCGGAAGTGGAGCCCATGATCATCGGCCGCAACTTCCTGGTGAAGATCAACGGCAACATCGGCAACAGCGCACTGGGCTCCTCGATCGAGGAAGAAGTGGCCAAGCTGACCTGGGGCATCCGCTGGGGCTCGGACACCGTCATGGACCTGTCCACCGGCAAGCACATTCACGAAACCCGCGAGTGGATCATCCGCAACTCGCCGGTGCCGATCGGTACCGTGCCGATCTACCAGGCCCTGGAAAAGGTCAACGGCGTGGCCGAAGACCTGACCTGGGAGCTGTTCCGCGACACCTTGATCGAACAGGCCGAGCAAGGCGTGGACTACTTCACCATCCACGCCGGTGTGCTGTTGCGCTATGTGCCGCTGACCGCCAAGCGCGTCACCGGTATCGTCAGCCGCGGTGGTTCGATCATGGCCAAGTGGTGCCTGGCGCATCACAAAGAAAACTTCCTGTACACGCACTTCGACGAGATCTGCGAAATCATGAAGGCCTACGACGTCAGCTTCTCGCTTGGCGACGGCCTGCGCCCAGGTTCGATCGCCGACGCCAACGACGCGGCCCAGTTCGGTGAGCTGGAAACCCTCGGCGAGCTGACCAAGATCGCCTGGAAGCATGACGTGCAGTGCATGATCGAAGGCCCCGGCCACGTGCCGATGCAGCTGATCAAGGAGAACATGGACAAGCAGCTGGAATGCTGCGACGAGGCGCCGTTCTATACCCTCGGCCCGCTGACCACTGATATCGCCCCGGGCTACGACCACATCACCTCGGGTATCGGTGCGGCAATGATCGGCTGGTTCGGTTGCGCCATGCTCTGCTACGTCACGCCCAAGGAACACCTGGGCCTGCCGAACAAGGATGACGTCAAGACGGGCATCATCACCTACAAGATCGCCGCCCATGCTGCGGACCTCGCCAAAGGTCACCCGGGTGCGCAGATTCGTGACAATGCCTTGTCCAAGGCGCGTTTCGAATTCCGCTGGGAAGACCAGTTCAACCTCGGGCTGGACCCGGATACCGCGCGCGCTTTCCATGACGAGACCTTGCCGAAGGAATCGGCCAAGGTCGCGCACTTCTGCTCGATGTGCGGGCCGAAGTTCTGCTCGATGAAGATCACCCAGGAAGTGCGTGAGTACGCGGCCAAGATCGAGGCCGTGGACGTGACGGTCGAGCAAGGCATGCGCGAGCAGGCCGAGCGGTTCCGCCAGGAAGGCAGCCAGCTTTACCACAAAGTGTAA
- the waaA gene encoding lipid IV(A) 3-deoxy-D-manno-octulosonic acid transferase — MNRTLYTLLFHLGLPLVALRLYLRARKAPAYGQRIGERFARNLPAMRQGGIWVHAVSVGESIAAAPMVRALLKAYPDLPITLTCMTPTGSERIRAMFADEPRVQHCYLPYDLPWAAGRFLDHVKPRLGIIMETELWPNHIHQCAKRGIPVALANARLSERSARGYARFANLTRPMLAEMSLIAVQTETEAQRFRVLGARAECVQVTGSIKFDLKIDDQLLPRAKALREQWGAGQRPVWIAASTHEGEDALILQAHQKLLQVHGDALLLLVPRHPERFDAVHALCAAQFTTVRRSAGTAVEAQTRVLLGDTMGELLFLYALADIAFVGGSLVATGGHNPLEPAALALPVLMGPHVFNFLEISAMLREAGALQQVDDADGLAEAVRRLIELPQDAQRMGEAGRAVMRANQGALQRLLDGLGTLIR, encoded by the coding sequence ATGAACAGAACACTCTATACCTTGCTGTTTCACTTGGGCCTGCCGCTGGTTGCGCTGCGCCTGTACCTGCGCGCTCGCAAGGCACCGGCCTACGGCCAGCGCATCGGCGAGCGCTTTGCCCGCAACCTGCCGGCCATGCGCCAGGGTGGGATCTGGGTACATGCAGTGTCGGTTGGCGAAAGCATCGCCGCCGCACCGATGGTGCGTGCGCTGCTCAAGGCCTACCCGGACCTGCCGATCACGCTTACCTGCATGACCCCGACCGGCTCCGAGCGCATTCGCGCGATGTTCGCCGATGAGCCGCGCGTCCAGCATTGCTACCTGCCCTACGACCTGCCGTGGGCAGCGGGGCGTTTTCTGGATCATGTGAAGCCCAGGCTGGGCATCATCATGGAAACCGAGCTGTGGCCCAATCACATTCACCAGTGCGCCAAACGTGGCATTCCGGTGGCCCTGGCCAACGCCCGTTTGTCCGAGCGTTCCGCCCGTGGTTATGCGCGTTTCGCCAACCTGACCCGCCCAATGCTCGCCGAGATGAGCCTGATTGCGGTTCAGACCGAAACCGAGGCGCAACGTTTTCGTGTTCTGGGGGCACGGGCTGAATGCGTGCAGGTAACCGGCTCGATCAAGTTCGACCTGAAAATAGACGATCAACTGTTGCCGCGCGCCAAGGCGCTGCGCGAACAATGGGGCGCAGGGCAGCGCCCGGTGTGGATCGCCGCCAGTACCCACGAAGGTGAAGACGCACTGATCCTGCAGGCGCATCAGAAGTTGCTGCAGGTACATGGTGATGCGTTACTGCTTTTGGTGCCGCGCCACCCCGAGCGCTTCGATGCGGTACATGCTTTGTGTGCCGCCCAGTTCACCACTGTGCGCCGCTCTGCCGGAACTGCGGTCGAAGCTCAGACCCGCGTATTGCTCGGCGACACCATGGGCGAGTTGCTGTTCCTCTATGCCCTGGCCGATATCGCCTTTGTCGGCGGCAGCCTGGTGGCCACGGGCGGCCATAACCCACTGGAGCCTGCGGCATTGGCATTGCCGGTGCTCATGGGGCCACATGTGTTCAACTTCCTCGAAATCAGCGCCATGCTGCGCGAGGCGGGGGCGTTGCAGCAGGTTGATGATGCCGACGGGTTGGCCGAGGCGGTGCGGCGCTTGATCGAACTGCCGCAGGATGCGCAGCGCATGGGCGAAGCGGGCAGGGCGGTGATGCGGGCCAACCAGGGCGCCTTGCAGCGCTTGCTGGATGGGTTGGGCACGCTCATCCGCTGA
- the cytX gene encoding putative hydroxymethylpyrimidine transporter CytX: MTSPSQFSPDHPVPTHQRIFGARDLFSLWFSLGIGLMVLQVGAMLAPGLGLAGAILAIALGTGVGVLLLGAAGVIGSDTGLSAMGTLKLSLGRHGARLPALLNLLQLVGWGAFEIIVMRDAASLLGARAFGEDSAWNSPMLWTLCFGGLATLLAVSGPLAFVRKVLRAWGIWLLLGACLWLTWNLFAKADLTELWSRAGDGSMSLAVGFDIAIAMPLSWLPLIADYSRFARNGKHVFGGTVVGYFIGNTWLMSLGVAYTLAFAASGEVNALLLALAGAGMGIPLLLILLDESEKAFADIHSAAVSTGVLLPLKVEHLALAIGVLCTLIALLAPLAQYENFLLLIGSVFAPLFGVVLMDHYVIRRRRLPVQVDGLHWQALLAWVVGVAAYHVIAAKAPELGATLPALLLAGGLHGLLSFSRGRETAQA, from the coding sequence ATGACATCACCCAGCCAATTCTCCCCCGACCACCCGGTCCCCACCCACCAGCGCATCTTCGGCGCCCGTGACCTGTTCTCGCTATGGTTCTCCCTCGGCATTGGCCTGATGGTCCTGCAGGTCGGCGCCATGCTGGCCCCAGGCCTTGGCCTGGCTGGCGCAATACTGGCCATCGCCCTTGGCACCGGTGTCGGTGTGCTGTTGCTGGGTGCTGCCGGGGTCATCGGCAGTGACACCGGCCTGTCGGCCATGGGCACCCTGAAGCTGAGCCTGGGCCGCCATGGCGCGCGCTTGCCGGCACTGCTCAACCTGCTGCAACTGGTGGGCTGGGGTGCGTTCGAGATCATCGTCATGCGCGATGCCGCCAGTCTGCTGGGTGCCCGTGCGTTCGGTGAAGACAGTGCCTGGAACAGCCCGATGCTCTGGACCCTGTGCTTCGGTGGCCTGGCCACCTTGCTGGCGGTCAGCGGGCCGTTGGCGTTCGTGCGCAAGGTGCTGCGCGCCTGGGGTATCTGGCTGCTGCTGGGGGCGTGCCTGTGGCTGACCTGGAACCTGTTCGCCAAGGCCGACCTGACTGAGCTATGGAGCCGCGCCGGGGATGGTTCGATGTCGCTGGCGGTAGGCTTCGACATCGCCATCGCCATGCCGTTGTCATGGTTGCCGCTGATTGCCGACTACTCGCGCTTTGCCCGCAACGGCAAGCATGTATTCGGCGGAACCGTCGTGGGCTACTTCATCGGCAATACTTGGCTGATGAGCCTGGGCGTGGCCTATACCCTGGCCTTTGCCGCCAGTGGCGAAGTCAATGCGCTGCTGCTCGCCCTGGCAGGTGCCGGCATGGGTATCCCGCTGCTGTTGATTCTGCTGGACGAGTCGGAAAAGGCGTTCGCCGACATCCACTCGGCGGCTGTTTCCACCGGCGTGCTGCTGCCGCTGAAGGTCGAGCACCTGGCCTTGGCCATTGGTGTGCTGTGCACGCTGATCGCCTTGCTGGCGCCATTGGCCCAGTACGAGAACTTCCTGCTGCTGATCGGCTCGGTGTTCGCGCCGCTGTTCGGCGTGGTGCTGATGGACCACTACGTGATCCGTCGCCGCCGCCTGCCGGTACAGGTCGATGGTTTGCACTGGCAGGCGCTGTTGGCCTGGGTGGTGGGCGTGGCGGCCTATCACGTGATCGCCGCCAAGGCCCCGGAGCTGGGGGCTACCCTGCCAGCACTGCTGCTGGCAGGTGGTCTGCATGGTCTGCTGAGCTTCAGCCGCGGCCGGGAAACAGCTCAGGCTTGA